One genomic region from Drosophila busckii strain San Diego stock center, stock number 13000-0081.31 chromosome 3R, ASM1175060v1, whole genome shotgun sequence encodes:
- the LOC108603131 gene encoding kinase and exchange factor for Rac A-like, with translation MKSALALARRGRNKLQHQTHPYKKLKQTAVSFQQQHDNQEDDLSSSSSSSTFSSSSQQQSSVYDYEAEDENEDKERQRRHKDENDSLINVQNFLKCFGANAYAIGATRATPSVPASTTILSAATTTATATNDVTELRNWRQQYRTPMITVTTTTTITTPTTQAPLTLGKPQKFQINTKFLRKPRNKVMKMLPTTATATPTPLQQQEQQQQQHQEQEPQAAQLFNDDSNAKFKDFSIDSLLNK, from the exons atgAAGTCCGCCCTGGCCTTGGCCAGACGTGGCCGCAACAAGTTACAACACCAAACGCATCCttataaaaagcttaagcagACGGCCGTCAGCTTTCAGCAACAGCACGACAATCAAGAAGACGAT cttagcagcagcagcagcagctcaacattTTCATCATCCTCTCAGCAGCAATCGTCG GTCTATGACTATGAAGCTGAGGATGAGAATGAAGATAAGGAGCGACAGCGACGTCATAAAGATGAAAACGATAGTCTAATCAATGTGCAGAATTTTCTGAAATGCTTTGGTGCCAATGCCTATGCCATAGGCGCGACAAGAGCCACACCCTCAGTGCCAGCATCCACAACAATCTTATCGGCTgcaacaaccacagcaacTGCCACAAATGATGTAACTGAACTACGCAACTGGCGTCAACAATATCGCACGCCAATGATTACAgttacaactacaacaacaattacgaCACCAACAACACAAGCCCCATTGACATTGGGAAAACCACAGAAGtttcaaattaatacaaaatttttgcGCAAGCCACGTAACAAAGTAATGAAAAtgctgccaacaacagcaacagccacacccacaccacttcaacagcaagagcaacagcaacagcaacaccaagaGCAAGAGCCACAGGCGGCGCAGCTATTTAATGATGATTCCAACGCCAAATTTAAAGACTTTTCAATCGACTCGCTATTGAATAAGTAA
- the LOC108603129 gene encoding serine-rich adhesin for platelets isoform X3 produces the protein MMMMDTLDAQPMDVAPAVAVAATTVSNTLDFTATMVSMAATAEGNNNNHIEMAEYKEHRKNKKKKREKREKDKEHRHKHREHREHRRHRERDRERERESAHHQHSTSASSSPSSASTTPSATIEYVGGSASASPSYLGASGSAATGATAVGATATATTTYPHNLKIRFLLSGQRTELSPPTHQTSATAEVNATLVTTATIVAASSGTPIATTASTTAAAVTTSSSSNSNASSYAKLEASKSSSKHSSSKDNTSSSSVLGVTGVASSGSNNAQPSLFVSVPLSAANVPGISLPNNSETHTSAQTQAQQSPLIAGAPLSGSGSVIQQQQQHQSGKSSPALGSLVSSSSSVVGTTNLTASTTESGNLKISFEKQTTRVQQLQEQEASPARRSRSRSGESGSHHQHHHQTHPTHHNHHQTPQQQSSQSQQQQQQQQQQQALHSFTSSSSSTSSSASSLSLTPPVRSQSRSGKKRSAVLGKASDVAAAVPPTTAAAATATSAAEKLSRSGGGSGSRTSSPHYRATPTPPPQAATPAVSSPVVMLQSLSTSSIDSPPIATATRHTRNQNNNSNGIENIASPSCSSTSSMSSASGNNVVNLTDSPVNMSTQSQSQSHQLQPQPQPQQQNVAVYNRSNNIAAAAAKPLNKKMLRAQQTQLYQQQQQQHQLAQNTSASVSATASPTSLSSVNSQFAQLQQQQQQQQQSKQHEDLEILQFININTNTSSTTTTTTTTNATTMSHNNKSTTKCNRTPDLNPMSNAATTTTTSSSSSLNLQMGGGGGLKFSYEAQTISNQLDVPMLPVSAIKDSPPSSPGSEIGSAMHTTAATTLNTAPVVGNVRKRGRKAKDATLAAAAAAAAAAASVQQDLKDVRLLQNGVGPLSVPVSAPTPPATPAISSASSSGASSIIAHTATHMLGNHVNPSSSVAQKLSEQLHMEVQDHAIYTTDPINAQFTGVPFPGKQRNAAAVAASSTTMAPNPLQSMFSGISGMNGNMPIPQSLEQLLERQWEQGSQFLMEQAQHFDIASLLNCLHQLQSENLRLEEHVTSLIARRDHLLAVNARLQIPLNNAINNAKAEAHGK, from the exons atgatgatgatggacACACTGGACGCGCAGCCAATGGACGTGGCGCCGgcagttgcagtcgctgcCACAACAGTCAGCAACACGTTGGACTTTACGGCCACAATGGTGAGCATGGCGGCCACAGCCGagggcaacaataacaatcacaTTGAGATGGCCGAGTACAAGGAGCATCGCaagaacaagaagaagaagcgggAAAAGCGCGAAAAGGACAAGGAGCATCGTCATAAGCATCGCGAGCATCGTGAGCATCGTCGTCATCGGGAGCGTGATAGGGAACGCGAACGAGAGTCCGCGCATCATCAGCATTCAACATCCGCCTCTTCATCACCATCCTCCGCCTCAACAACGCCATCGGCCACCATTGAATATGTCGGTGGCTCGGCATCCGCATCGCCCTCCTATCTGGGAGCCAGCGGCAGTGCAGCAACTGGCGCTACAGCTGTAGGTGCCactgccaccgccaccaccacaTACCcgcacaatttaaaaatacgtTTCCTGCTGTCCGGG CAACGCACAGAGCTCAGTCCGCCCACGCATCAGACATCCGCCACAGCCGAGGTGAATGCAACATtggtaacaacagcaacaattgttgctgccagcagcggcaCACCAATAGCCACAACGGcaagcacaacagcagcagcagtcactaCCTCAAGCTCCAGCAATTCAAATGCATCCAGCTATGCCAAATTAGAAGCCAGCAAAAGTAGCagcaaacacagcagcagcaaggataacaccagcagcagctcagtttTGGGTGTAACTGGAGTTgccagcagtggcagcaacaatgctcAGCCCAGCTTGTTTGTATCGGTGCCGTTGTCTGCCGCCAATGTACCTGGCATTAGTTTGCCCAACAACAGTG AAACGCACACGTCCGCCCAAACGCAAGCGCAACAGTCGCCGCTGATAGCTGGCGCGCCATTAAGTGGCAGCGGCTCTGtcatacagcagcagcagcagcatcaaagcGGCAAATCATCACCAGCGTTGGGATCTctagtgagcagcagcagcagcgtcgttgGCACTACCAACTTAACGGCGTCAACTACAGAGAGCGGCAACCTAAAGATTAGTTTTGAAAAGCAAACGACGCgtgtgcagcagcttcagGAACAGGAAGCGTCACCAGCTCGCCGTAGCAG ATCGCGCTCTGGTGAAAGTGGTAGCCATCATCAACATCACCACCAGACGCACCCAACCCACCACAATCATCACCAAACACCGCAGCAACAGTCGTCACaatcgcaacagcagcagcaacaacaacaacagcaacaagcactgCACTCCTTCACGTCCTCTTCTTCCTCCACGTCAAGCTCCGCTTCGTCATTGTCCCTGACTCCACCCGTTAGATCACAGTCGCGTTCGGGCAAGAAGCGCAGCGCAGTATTAGGCAAAGCCAGCGATGTTGCAGCGGCTGtgccaccaacaacagcagcagcagcaactgcaacaagtgCCGCTGAAAAGCTTAGCCGCAGCGgcggtggcagtggcagccgTACAAGTTCACCACACTATCGTGCTACGCCCACACCGCCGCCGCAAGCTGCAACGCCTGCGGTCAGCTCGCCGGTGGTCATGCTGCAGTCCTTGTCCACATCCTCCATAGACTCGCCACCAATTGCAACTGCTACGCGTCATACGCGCAATcaaaataacaatagcaacggTATTGAAAACATAGCATCGCCTTCATGCTCCTCCACATCCTCAATGTCGTCGGCAAGCGGCAACAATGTTGTCAACTTAACAGACTCACCTGTTAACATGTCCACCCAGTCACAGTCCCAGTCCCATCaactgcagccgcagccacagccacaacagcaaaatgttgctgtcTACAATagaagcaacaacattgctgctgctgctgccaagccaCTGAATAAGAAAATGTTGCGAGCGCAACAAACTCAGTtgtatcagcagcaacagcagcagcatcaattaGCACAAAACACTAGCGCCTCAGTCTCTGCCACTGCTTCGCCCACAAGCCTCAGCTCAGTCAATAGTCAATttgcgcagctgcaacagcaacaacaacaacagcagcagtcaaagcaaCATGAAGATTTagaaatattgcaatttattaatattaatacaaatacttcttccacaacgacaacaacaaccacaacaaacgcaacaacaatgtcgcacaacaacaaatccaCAACGAAATGCAACAGAACTCCCGATCTCAATCCCATGAGCaatgctgcaacaacaacgacaaccagcagcagcagcagtctcaATCTGCAAatgggcggcggcggtggaTTAAAGTTCAGCTATGAGGCGCAAACGATTAGCAATCAACTGGATGTGCCCATGTTGCCGGTTAGTGCTATCAAGGACTCACCGCCCAGCTCACCAGGCTCGGAAATCGGCAGCGCCATGcatacaacagcagcaacaacactcAACACAGCTCCAGTTGTTGGCAATGTGCGCAAACGCGGACGCAAAGCCAAGGATGCAAcactggcggcggcggcagcagctgcagccgcagcggcTAGTGTGCAACAGGATCTCAAGGATGTGCGTTTACTACAGAATGGTGTTGGCCCGCTCAGTGTGCCAGTGAGCGCGCCCACGCCGCCAGCCACGCCCGCCataagcagcgccagcagctctgGTGCCAGCTCGATTATCGCCCACACGGCTACACATATGCTGGGCAATCATGTGAATCCCAGCAGCAGTGTGGCGCAGAAACTATCCGAGCAGTTGCATATGGAAGTGCAGGATCATGCCATCTACACAACCGACCCAATCAATGCGCAGTTTACAGGCGTGCCCTTTCCCGGCAAGCAG CGcaatgctgcagcagttgccgccagcagcacaacaatGGCGCCAAATCCGCTGCAGTCCATGTTCAGTGGCATTAGTGGCATGAATGGCAACATGCCCATACCGCAGAGCctcgagcagctgctggagcgtCAGTGGGAGCAGGGCTCACAGTTTCTTATGGAGCAAGCGCAGCATTTCGACA TTGCCTCATTGCTCAATTGTCTGCATCAGTTGCAAAGCGAGAATCTGCGCCTGGAGGAGCATGTGACCAGCTTGATAGCGCGTCGCGATCATCTGCTGGCCGTCAATGCGCGCCTCCAGATACCGCTGAACAATGCAATAAACAACGCCAAAGCCGAGGCGCATGGTAAGTAG
- the LOC108603673 gene encoding tubulin alpha-1 chain produces MRECISIHVGQAGVQIGNACWELYCLEHGIQPDGQMPSDKTVGGGDDSFNTFFSETGAGKHVPRAVFVDLEPTVVDEVRTGTYRQLFHPEQLITGKEDAANNYARGHYTIGKEIVDLVLDRIRKLADQCTGLQGFLIFHSFGGGTGSGFTSLLMERLSVDYGKKSKLEFAIYPAPQVSTAVVEPYNSILTTHTTLEHSDCAFMVDNEAIYDICRRNLDIERPTYTNLNRLIGQIVSSITASLRFDGALNVDLTEFQTNLVPYPRIHFPLVTYAPVISAEKAYHEQLSVAEITNACFEPANQMVKCDPRHGKYMACCMLYRGDVVPKDVNAAIATIKTKRTIQFVDWCPTGFKVGINYQPPTVVPGGDLAKVQRAVCMLSNTTAIAEAWARLDHKFDLMYAKRAFVHWYVGEGMEEGEFSEAREDLAALEKDYEEVGMDSGDGEGEGAEEY; encoded by the exons ATG CGTGAATGTATCTCTATCCATGTTGGCCAAGCTGGTGTCCAGATTGGTAATGCCTGCTGGGAGCTGTACTGCTTGGAGCACGGTATCCAGCCTGATGGCCAGATGCCTTCTGACAAGACTGTCGGCGGTGGTGATGATTCATTCAACACCTTCTTCAGCGAGACTGGTGCCGGCAAACATGTGCCCCGTGCTGTGTTTGTTGATCTGGAGCCCACCGTAGTGGATGAGGTGCGCACAGGCACATACCGCCAGCTGTTCCACCCTGAGCAGTTGATCACTGGCAAGGAGGATGCCGCCAACAACTACGCTCGTGGTCACTACACCATCGGCAAGGAGATTGTCGATCTGGTGCTGGATCGCATTCGCAAGTTGGCCGATCAGTGCACTGGTCTGCAAGGCTTCCTCATCTTCCACTCTTTCGGTGGCGGCACTGGCTCCGGCTTCACTTCCCTGTTGATGGAGCGTCTGTCTGTGGACTATGGCAAGAAGTCCAAGCTGGAATTCGCCATCTACCCAGCTCCCCAGGTCTCCACGGCTGTTGTTGAGCCATACAACTCCATCCTGACCACTCACACCACCCTGGAGCACTCTGACTGCGCTTTCATGGTCGACAATGAGGCCATCTATGATATCTGCCGTCGCAACTTGGACATTGAGCGTCCTACCTACACCAATCTGAATCGTTTGATCGGCCAGATTGTGTCCTCGATCACAGCCTCGCTGCGTTTCGATGGTGCCCTCAATGTGGATCTGACTGAATTCCAGACCAACTTGGTGCCCTACCCACGTATCCATTTCCCTCTGGTCACCTACGCTCCCGTCATCTCAGCCGAGAAGGCCTACCACGAGCAGTTGTCGGTTGCTGAGATCACCAACGCTTGCTTCGAGCCAGCCAACCAGATGGTCAAGTGCGATCCTCGTCACGGCAAGTACATGGCTTGCTGCATGTTGTACCGCGGTGATGTTGTGCCTAAGGATGTCAACGCCGCCATTGCCACCATCAAGACCAAGCGTACCATTCAGTTCGTGGACTGGTGCCCAACTGGTTTCAAGGTTGGCATCAACTACCAGCCACCTACTGTGGTGCCTGGTGGCGATCTGGCCAAGGTACAGCGTGCTGTGTGCATGTTGTCCAACACCACCGCCATTGCTGAGGCCTGGGCTCGTTTGGATCACAAGTTCGATCTGATGTACGCCAAGCGTGCGTTCGTCCACTGGTACGTCGGTGAGGGTATGGAGGAAGGCGAGTTCTCTGAGGCCCGTGAAGATTTGGCTGCTCTCGAGAAAGATTACGAGGAGGTCGGCATGGACTCCGGCGATGGTGAGGGCGAGGGCGCCGAAGAGTATTAA
- the LOC108603132 gene encoding enhancer of yellow 2b transcription factor, which produces MATSKNTSTDLKPDSSVKLANTNKIALKDLLQKRLDDCGWSSSVEHLVRKALQEESEGNISQEQLVEQIIPLARALVPEEIHKEMMIRVREALESELPVDKD; this is translated from the exons ATGGCAACATCAAAAAACACGTCAACTGATTTAAAGCCGGATAGTAGCGTAAAATTAGCAAATACTAACAAGATTGCTCTAAAAGATCTGCTACAGAAACGACTAGATGATTGTGGTTGGAGCTCAAGCGTTGAGCATTTAGTTCGAAAGGCGCTCCAGGAAGAAAGCGAGGGAAACATAAGCCAAGAGCAGCTTGTTGAACAGATTATTCCACTG GCTCGTGCCTTAGTTCCAGAGGAGATTCATAAGGAAATGATGATACGTGTACGCGAAGCCTTAGAGTCTGAATTGCCCGTTGATAAGGattaa